The following are encoded together in the Thermococcus sibiricus MM 739 genome:
- a CDS encoding metallophosphoesterase family protein — protein sequence MKKIWVVILIGVLILASGCVQSPTSTESVSTPTTTSPTNSSQTQIETSPSPSPTQTTTTTSSTVPSSTSTTQTTSQKPGIDFSSYKKGEILQNWSNIFDTHVAYVSKGYEDLARHYFPNAEIKSKDAFRGGIAILSPADARELLKGKPIVITVREYFGYVLYKVGTKFVGEDIGTIIAYKENGEDRLIFTGNGKSGIGATLEFAKELDEGRNVDPSLVLRRGEFEGIVIKVIGDNNWNGIKEDDEFWTLQEIYVEEPFIYNWRIVNGENITVSGGFIRLVNGSKVHITALGFNVSVKIRDPKNVQITYVIENINPSFVEYPEEAKIGSTWIELTTSKGFSITPRDIDGFTFLAFGDHRPGSGTEQPEVFFKIRDLMNHDEGAFIINSGDLVYSGKVEEWAELLKEWTFNKPVFVVPGNHEYRGEGKNIYHKFFGPTDYSFVLGKYYFIFTNNVENDYRLTSSQWAWLESELEKAKRLGKIPIISMHAPPIDPRPEGDHAMDTNHAKKLLELMKAYDAFGLFGHIHIYWYGEKDGVEMVITGGGGAPLYAKPDEGGFYHYVKINAYDSLTVEPIRVD from the coding sequence ATGAAAAAAATATGGGTAGTTATTTTGATAGGAGTTCTCATACTTGCGAGCGGTTGTGTCCAATCGCCCACTAGCACTGAGAGCGTGAGCACTCCAACAACAACCTCTCCCACGAATTCTTCCCAAACCCAAATCGAAACCAGCCCTAGCCCCTCGCCAACTCAGACTACAACCACAACTTCCTCAACGGTACCCAGTTCTACCTCCACCACTCAAACAACATCTCAAAAACCAGGTATTGACTTTAGCTCATACAAAAAAGGGGAAATTCTGCAGAATTGGAGCAATATATTCGATACACATGTGGCGTATGTGAGTAAAGGGTATGAAGACTTGGCAAGGCATTATTTCCCAAATGCTGAGATAAAGAGCAAAGATGCATTTAGAGGGGGAATAGCTATTTTATCCCCTGCAGATGCCAGAGAGCTTTTGAAAGGAAAACCAATCGTGATCACCGTTAGAGAATATTTTGGGTACGTTCTCTACAAAGTCGGGACTAAATTTGTCGGAGAAGATATAGGAACAATAATAGCCTACAAAGAAAATGGGGAAGATAGATTAATCTTCACAGGAAATGGAAAATCCGGAATTGGGGCCACTTTAGAATTCGCAAAGGAACTGGATGAGGGCAGAAATGTTGATCCATCACTTGTCCTAAGAAGAGGAGAGTTTGAGGGCATAGTTATAAAAGTAATAGGGGATAACAACTGGAATGGGATAAAAGAAGACGATGAGTTCTGGACACTCCAAGAAATCTATGTGGAGGAACCCTTTATTTATAACTGGAGAATCGTCAATGGAGAAAATATAACAGTTAGCGGTGGATTCATACGACTGGTAAATGGTTCCAAAGTTCATATAACCGCTTTGGGCTTCAATGTAAGCGTTAAAATTAGAGATCCAAAAAATGTCCAAATAACATATGTGATTGAAAATATCAACCCCTCATTTGTCGAGTACCCAGAGGAAGCCAAAATAGGCAGTACTTGGATAGAACTCACAACATCCAAAGGATTTTCAATAACACCACGAGATATAGACGGCTTTACTTTCCTAGCATTTGGAGATCACAGACCTGGAAGCGGAACCGAACAACCAGAAGTATTTTTTAAGATTAGGGACCTCATGAACCATGATGAAGGAGCATTTATAATTAACAGTGGGGACTTGGTTTATTCGGGAAAAGTGGAAGAATGGGCCGAGTTATTAAAAGAGTGGACATTTAACAAGCCAGTGTTTGTTGTTCCAGGAAACCACGAATATAGAGGGGAAGGAAAAAACATTTATCACAAGTTCTTTGGGCCGACGGATTATTCCTTTGTTCTTGGGAAGTATTACTTCATCTTTACTAACAATGTTGAAAACGATTACAGATTAACCTCAAGTCAGTGGGCTTGGCTCGAGAGCGAACTAGAAAAAGCAAAAAGGTTGGGGAAGATCCCCATTATATCAATGCATGCACCGCCAATAGACCCCAGGCCTGAGGGGGATCATGCTATGGATACCAACCACGCTAAAAAGCTTTTAGAGCTTATGAAAGCATACGATGCTTTTGGGCTCTTTGGGCACATTCACATATACTGGTACGGAGAAAAAGATGGTGTAGAAATGGTGATAACCGGTGGCGGAGGAGCACCATTGTATGCAAAGCCAGATGAAGGGGGATTTTATCATTATGTGAAAATAAACGCATACGATAGTTTAACGGTTGAACCTATAAGAGTTGATTGA
- a CDS encoding inorganic phosphate transporter has translation MIELLSNPWMFITIAVGLFMAWAIGANDAANSMSTAVGAGAITPKQAVLIAGVLEFIGAYLFGKSVTETVRKGIIDASQISDPNVIVYGSIAALLAASLWLLFASKFGLPVSTTHSIIGGIVGYGIAYAGTSIVNWSKMAQVVASWVLSPLFGAVVAFVIIKLVSKTILQQKNPIESAKKWAPVWIGLAFVVIGSMFHIKVMHGNSLLIALSRYGVTAGIGAFLISYALLKRNFQATDPYWGAEAIFRKVQVLTSAYVALSHGANDVANAIGPVAAVYAVATMGLTGMKVPVPRWILAMGGLGIAIGVATYGYKVMETVGKKITELTNTRGFSIDFSAATVVLIASWLGLPISTTHTVVGAVIGVGLARGVKAINKDIVKDIIISWFVTVPVAAILAGIMFKILMIVG, from the coding sequence ATGATCGAGCTACTTAGCAATCCATGGATGTTCATTACAATTGCTGTTGGCCTTTTTATGGCCTGGGCAATAGGTGCAAATGACGCTGCAAATTCTATGAGTACTGCTGTCGGTGCTGGAGCAATAACTCCAAAGCAGGCAGTTTTAATCGCGGGTGTGCTTGAATTTATCGGTGCTTATCTTTTCGGAAAAAGCGTTACAGAAACGGTAAGAAAGGGAATAATTGATGCCTCTCAAATAAGTGATCCCAATGTTATTGTTTACGGTTCTATTGCTGCCCTTCTCGCAGCTTCCTTATGGTTGCTGTTTGCCTCGAAGTTTGGACTGCCAGTATCAACGACCCACTCAATCATAGGTGGTATTGTCGGTTATGGTATAGCATATGCTGGAACTTCAATAGTAAATTGGAGTAAAATGGCCCAAGTTGTTGCAAGCTGGGTGCTCTCTCCATTGTTCGGTGCAGTAGTAGCGTTTGTCATCATAAAACTTGTCTCCAAAACAATACTCCAGCAAAAGAATCCAATAGAGAGCGCCAAAAAATGGGCGCCTGTGTGGATAGGGCTTGCATTTGTCGTTATAGGCTCAATGTTTCATATCAAAGTCATGCATGGAAATTCCCTTCTTATTGCCCTGAGCAGGTATGGAGTGACAGCTGGAATAGGAGCTTTCTTGATAAGCTATGCACTTTTAAAGAGAAACTTCCAGGCAACCGATCCGTATTGGGGGGCCGAAGCAATATTTAGAAAAGTTCAGGTGCTAACCTCTGCCTATGTTGCCCTTTCTCACGGTGCAAATGATGTTGCAAATGCAATTGGGCCGGTCGCTGCAGTTTACGCAGTAGCAACTATGGGTCTAACTGGAATGAAAGTCCCAGTGCCAAGGTGGATTTTAGCTATGGGAGGTTTAGGAATAGCGATAGGAGTGGCAACTTATGGATACAAAGTTATGGAAACAGTTGGAAAGAAAATTACCGAGTTAACAAACACAAGAGGATTTAGCATAGATTTCTCCGCTGCTACTGTGGTTTTAATAGCCTCTTGGTTAGGACTGCCAATTTCAACCACACATACAGTTGTGGGAGCTGTTATAGGTGTGGGACTGGCAAGAGGAGTAAAAGCAATAAACAAAGATATCGTTAAAGATATAATAATCTCGTGGTTTGTCACAGTACCCGTTGCAGCTATACTTGCGGGAATCATGTTTAAAATATTAATGATCGTGGGGTGA
- a CDS encoding TIGR00153 family protein, with product MQVWTKLFAKSPFKPLIKHAEVVLETVETLERALEAWENGDYENMRKYAKKVDDLEDFADKIKEEIRDSLSSKLFMPVDREDILRYLQRQDKIADAAENTAKWLLVRDPNDIPEEIKHEVKDLVIKMSQESIKAAKLVYDAIVQMDTVIESGFGEKEIEEEYRLIKEIGSVEHKIDELDTKFMEIIFKNSSKMDWGLGMYLLNIAKTLSGISDMAKDAAERIRLMMNK from the coding sequence ATGCAGGTTTGGACAAAGTTATTTGCCAAAAGTCCTTTTAAACCTCTGATAAAGCATGCGGAGGTTGTTTTAGAAACTGTGGAGACTCTTGAAAGGGCTCTTGAAGCATGGGAAAATGGAGATTATGAAAACATGAGAAAGTATGCAAAAAAAGTGGACGATCTTGAGGACTTTGCAGATAAGATTAAGGAGGAAATCAGAGACAGTTTAAGTTCAAAATTATTTATGCCTGTTGACAGAGAGGATATTTTAAGATACCTTCAGAGACAAGATAAAATAGCAGACGCTGCTGAAAATACAGCGAAATGGCTCTTAGTTAGGGACCCCAATGACATTCCTGAAGAGATCAAACATGAAGTGAAAGATCTTGTGATAAAGATGAGTCAAGAAAGCATTAAGGCTGCAAAACTCGTTTACGATGCAATAGTTCAAATGGATACGGTCATAGAGAGTGGATTTGGGGAGAAAGAAATTGAGGAAGAATACAGGTTAATCAAAGAAATAGGAAGTGTTGAACACAAAATCGATGAGCTCGACACAAAATTCATGGAGATAATCTTTAAAAACTCTAGTAAGATGGACTGGGGTCTCGGAATGTATCTTCTCAATATCGCAAAAACTTTAAGTGGGATCTCAGACATGGCAAAAGATGCAGCAGAGAGGATAAGGCTAATGATGAACAAATAA
- a CDS encoding Lrp/AsnC family transcriptional regulator, with protein sequence MVTAFILMVTAAGKEREVMEKLLTYPEVKEAYVVYGEYDLIVKVETETLKDLDHFITERIRKMPEIQMTSTMIAI encoded by the coding sequence ATGGTGACGGCGTTTATTTTGATGGTGACAGCAGCTGGAAAGGAAAGGGAAGTTATGGAGAAACTTCTTACTTACCCGGAGGTAAAAGAGGCTTATGTGGTTTATGGGGAATATGATCTCATAGTTAAGGTCGAAACTGAGACACTAAAAGATTTAGATCATTTCATAACGGAAAGAATAAGAAAGATGCCAGAAATACAGATGACTTCAACAATGATAGCTATCTGA